One Parvularculales bacterium DNA segment encodes these proteins:
- the rpsG gene encoding 30S ribosomal protein S7, translating into MSRRHRAEKRDIIPDAKYGDTVLAKFMNSLMRDGKKSIAERIVYGAFEVMEKKSGEHPLTLFRSALDNIMPTVEVRSRRVGGATYQVPVEVRHDRRQALAIRWMITAARARSENTMVDRLSGELMEAANNRGAAVKKREDTHRMAEANRAFSHYRW; encoded by the coding sequence ATGTCCAGACGTCATCGCGCAGAAAAAAGAGACATTATTCCTGATGCCAAATATGGGGATACCGTTCTTGCTAAGTTTATGAATAGCCTCATGCGGGACGGCAAAAAGTCTATCGCCGAGCGTATTGTTTATGGGGCGTTTGAAGTTATGGAAAAAAAATCGGGAGAACACCCTCTAACGCTGTTTCGTTCGGCTTTAGATAACATTATGCCCACCGTTGAAGTGCGCTCGCGTCGGGTAGGAGGCGCCACATATCAGGTTCCGGTGGAGGTGCGCCATGATCGCCGTCAGGCGTTGGCTATTCGCTGGATGATTACCGCTGCGCGTGCGCGCAGTGAGAACACCATGGTAGACCGGCTTTCTGGCGAGCTTATGGAAGCGGCTAACAATCGGGGTGCTGCAGTGAAAAAGCGCGAAGATACACATCGCATGGCGGAAGCTAACCGTGCATTTTCTCATTATCGCTGGTAA